In a genomic window of Paracoccaceae bacterium:
- the hslV gene encoding ATP-dependent protease subunit HslV, whose amino-acid sequence MAREEFPGWHGTTIIGVKKAGEVVIAGDGQVSLGQTVIKGTARKVRRLSPGGFDVVAGFAGSTADAFTLLERLETKLEATPGQLARASVELAKDWRTDKYLQKLEAMLIVSDGKDIFVITGAGDVLEPEHDVAAIGSGGNYALAAARGLMDSDRSAEDVARDAMAIAADICVYTNGNLTVEKITA is encoded by the coding sequence ATGGCACGAGAAGAGTTCCCCGGCTGGCATGGCACCACCATCATCGGCGTAAAGAAGGCAGGCGAGGTGGTCATAGCAGGCGATGGGCAGGTTTCTCTGGGTCAGACCGTCATCAAGGGCACCGCGCGAAAAGTGCGCCGACTGAGCCCGGGTGGATTTGACGTCGTAGCCGGATTTGCCGGGTCTACGGCGGATGCCTTCACTTTGCTGGAACGGTTGGAAACCAAACTCGAAGCCACGCCAGGCCAATTGGCCCGCGCCAGTGTTGAATTGGCCAAAGATTGGCGCACTGACAAATACCTCCAAAAGCTGGAAGCAATGCTGATTGTGTCTGATGGCAAGGATATCTTTGTGATAACGGGTGCTGGCGATGTGCTGGAACCCGAACATGACGTTGCCGCGATCGGGTCAGGCGGGAATTATGCATTAGCCGCCGCGCGCGGGTTGATGGACAGTGACCGTTCCGCCGAAGATGTCGCGCGCGATGCCATGGCAATTGCCGCGGATATTTGCGTTTATACCAATGGCAATCTGACCGTGGAAAAGATCACCGCATGA